TGTTCGGAATGGAAAGAATTTCTCTAAGCTCATTAATTCCAGATGCCAGTTGTTCACGACTTAAATGTTCAATATCCGACCGCGTGAGTTGTTGCGCCTGTAATGTAGATAGGCTGGCAGCACAGCTCATTAGTAAAATGAGTAAGTAGATTTGTTTCATAGTTAGCGTTGGGTAGATCAATGACTAGCAGGAGGAATATTCCAACCTGATAATCAATATAGGTGTCTACTTTATAAACTGATAACTATGAGAAGAATTTTTGCAATAGCCCTGCTCCTCTGCTGTGGCTTTTCCTGTGAGGAAGTACTGGTAGCCAATGAGGAAGTGATTAAGATGATGTATGCCGAAACTGGCTGTGCCAACCCCTGGGAGATGACTAGGGATGAAGCTCAATACCAGAAAAATATTAAAGCTTATCTCCTACAAAATAACGTAAAGGCGCTCAATATAGAAGTACTGCACGAATTACCAGAAGATATGTCGGTCTGCTATGCCTGCCATTGCTGGTCTGGACGAAATATTTATATAGATATTGCTTCTGATCAGAAAAATGCTGCCGAAAAGCTGGGCTTTGAGCTGGCAAAAAGGTAAGAAAAGCAAAGCCCTATGTATTTGTAGGTATAGCATAGGGCAGTCTGTAGTCAAAGCTATTCTCTTCGGGCAGAGAGAATTACAGAAGCAGGATACTGTATATAGTCTACCTGATGTCTGATTTTTAGATCTTTGTCAAAATAAAGCCAGATAGTAAAACCTCCGCTCCATTCCTGCTTTTCGCCATGCCAGTAGAAAGGGTTGAAATGACCGCGAGCTACTACCAGGCTATCCTGAGTAACAATATCCTGAACCTCCAGGTGCTTCTGTGCAGGGCTTATCTTCTGAAAGTTGGAGTCTGGCCAGTTGTAAAACTCTTCAAAATTTTTGATGCCCCTGGTACGTGTCTTAAGAGCAGCATCGGTAAAGGTAACTTTTGGATGATAAAACGAGAGAAATTTATCCCAATCTTCTCTTTGCTGATAAGTAGCAAAGTACTCAATAGCTTTTGCTCTTACCGCCTGTTCAAACTTTTCTTCTTCGGAAGTGCCACAGGCAAATAATATAGTACAGAGAAATAGGGCTAAATAATGTATCTGCTTCATAAAATCAGGGGTTTCCGTAAGTTACATGTTTACATGCACATACGCGCATATATCTAATAAAGCATATCTCTTGCCAAACTCGGGCAAGTATATCAATGAAAATACAAAGGTGAGTATTAGATGGGTTCACTATTGTACTGAAAGGCTTAAAATTTATGTGGGCTACCTGGAATAACGACCCCATAATTTATGAGCTTTGGTACGAAAAAAAGTATAGCTGGAATGAGATGTGGCCGTCAAAACCACAATTCGTGGGTGCTGCTCCACAGCCTTACAAATAAACTAGCCTAAAAAAAAGCTGCCCGACAAATGTGCCAGGCAGCTTTGAGTAAGCTATTAATGCACACCGCAGTGGCACTGAGGTGTTAGAAAAGAGCGTGTTTTCATATGGAAGTCAAACTGCTGATTGTACTTATTTTGCTCCCAATAGAATTTTCCTCGGGGCTTATTTCGCAAGCCTAGTTCGTTCATGCTCTTAGCCTCGTATAGACGGCCGTTAACCATAGTGTAGCTGATTTGCTCCGTATTACGAATATCTTCTAACGGATTGGCATCTAAAATGACCAGATCGGCTAGCTTGCCTTCTTCTAAAGAGCCAATGTGCTTATCCATACCCAGGTAATAAGCACCGTTGAGTGTGGCTGCTTTCAGAGCTTCCATTTCACTCATGCCCCCCTGCTCCAGCATCCAAAGCTCCCAGTGTGCACCTAAACCTTGTAATTGTCCGTGTGCTCCCAGGTTTACTTTTACTCCCAGATCTGCTAAAGCTTTACAGCTTTCAGAAGTAAGTATGTGTCCGTTCTCATACTCTTCCTGAGGTACCATAGTACGATGTCGTGCCCGTGGATCTATAACCGCACGAGGGGTAAAGCTAAGCAAACGCTCTTTCTCCCAGACTTTAGAGTTTTGGTAGAAGTAGTACTCACCGTTTAATCCTCCATAATTTACAATCAGGGTTGGGGTATAGGTAGTTTTGCTGGCAGCCCAGAGTTGGAGTACATCGCTATAAACCGGTGCTACAGGTATGTTGTGTTCAATGCTGGAGTGTCCATCCAGTATCATACTCATGTTATGAAAGAAGAAGGAACCACCCTCAGGTACTACCAGTATTTCTTCTTCACGGGCTGCCTGTATAATCTGCTGCCGCTGGTCACGGCGGGGCTGGTTATAGCTTTTCACGGAAAATGCTCCAAAGGCTTTGGTACGGCGGATAGCGGATCTGGCATCATCCAGATTGTTGATTTTAGCTTTAAAATCTCCTTCAGCACCATAGAGAATAATACCCGTTGAAAACACTCTGGGGCCCACCATATTACCTGCTTTCACCATTTCTGAGTAAGCAAACACCATTTCGGTATTAGCAGATGGGTCATGCATGGTGGTTACACCATAGGCAAGGTTTGCATAGTAAGGCCAATGCTTCTGAGGGTTTAAGCCCAGGCGAAAATGTTGCGCATGCGCGTGTACATCTATTAGTCCGGGTATAATGGTTTTTCCACTCATATCCATTACTTGAGCCCCCTTGGGAATGCTTACTGTTTCTGCAGGGCCTACAGCTTCTATACGATTGTCTTTTATGAGTAGAACGCCGTTTTCAATTACTTCATCCCCTTTCATACTGATGATACGAGCACCTTTGAGCGCCAGTAAGCCCTCGGGTTTATCAAATTTTGCTGTAAGGCCTACTTTAATACCTGTAGTATCTATAGGAGGGAGTTTGGCTTTAGCCTCTTCGCTGCTTATGCCACTCAAAAAAGCAAAACTGTCTTCCAGCGTTGTAGTAAAATACTCTTCTCCTAAAGTCCAGTGTAGTTTTTTACTGTCTGCAGACCAGTGAAGATTTATACCAGCATCCTTTGCTACCTGAGTTACTGGCATCGCTTTAGTTCCGGCGCTTAAGTCAAGTGCCTTACCACTTTGGGGCATGGCGGCTATGTATACTTTAAAAAGTTCGGTAAAAGCGATCCACTTACCGTCGGGGCTGGGGATAAACTGGGTAGCATATTTTGAGGTAAAGTGCGTTTTTTCATCTTCGCCATTCAGGTTCACGCTTTTCAGCTTTTTGTCTAATGCGCCAAACAGGTAGCCACCTGTTTGAAAGTAGATACGGTTTCCATCGGCACTAAAGCGAGGGAAATCACCACCATCCGCTATTCTTCTGGCCTCTCCGCCAGTTGCGGATATCAGATACAGGCCCGGCTCTTTATCAAAATTGTAACCCTGGTCACTATTTCCAGACTCTTTGAGAAACACTATCTGGCTGCCATCTGGCGAGTATGCAGGTTGGCGGAAGCTACCCTTGATGTTCGTTAGTTTTTGAGGCTGTGCTTTTCTGCTGTTTAGGTCAAGTTTATATACTGCCCCTGTAGTTTCGTCATTCCAGGTGGTGTAAACTATGTTGTTTCCATCTGGTGAAAAGGAAGGTTCAAATTCAAAATCTTTAGCTGTAGTCAGGCGTTCAGGCTTCCCATCAGGAAGGTTTTTTTTCCAGAGATAACCCAAAGCATGAAAAACCAATGTTTTTTCGTCAGGAGAAGTAACCGCATGACGAATTACTTTGGCATCAAACTGTTCGGGTGCAGGGTCATGCTCAAAATGCAGGGCATCTACAATTTTATGGGTAGCAGTAGCGCTAAAAGGAATTTCGGTAGCCGTGGCTCCTGCGATATTAATTTTACGAATTTTTCCTTCTGCCCAGATTACAATAGCCTTATCGTCGG
This window of the Porifericola rhodea genome carries:
- a CDS encoding nuclear transport factor 2 family protein, translating into MKQIHYLALFLCTILFACGTSEEEKFEQAVRAKAIEYFATYQQREDWDKFLSFYHPKVTFTDAALKTRTRGIKNFEEFYNWPDSNFQKISPAQKHLEVQDIVTQDSLVVARGHFNPFYWHGEKQEWSGGFTIWLYFDKDLKIRHQVDYIQYPASVILSARRE
- a CDS encoding amidohydrolase family protein — translated: MKTLLTYSLLSILCCFTLFAQEKEESKTEKKGWDVNTPQGSFQEVNITTEEGTWMNLDVSPDGKTIAFDLLGDIYTLPIGGGQAKLIRGGHAYETQPRFSPDGTRIAFTSDAGGGDNIWLMAPDGSEATQITQEDFRLLNNPTWSPDGQYLMARKHFTSGRSLGAGEIWMYHISGGRGIQLTKRKNDQQDVNEPSVSPDGRYVYYSEDMYPGGYFQYNKDPNSQIYVIKRYDRESGEIRTITGGPGGASRPQISHDGKKLAFVRRVRTKSVLFIHDTETGEEWPVYDQLSKDQQEAWAIYGTYPGFDWMPDDKAIVIWAEGKIRKINIAGATATEIPFSATATHKIVDALHFEHDPAPEQFDAKVIRHAVTSPDEKTLVFHALGYLWKKNLPDGKPERLTTAKDFEFEPSFSPDGNNIVYTTWNDETTGAVYKLDLNSRKAQPQKLTNIKGSFRQPAYSPDGSQIVFLKESGNSDQGYNFDKEPGLYLISATGGEARRIADGGDFPRFSADGNRIYFQTGGYLFGALDKKLKSVNLNGEDEKTHFTSKYATQFIPSPDGKWIAFTELFKVYIAAMPQSGKALDLSAGTKAMPVTQVAKDAGINLHWSADSKKLHWTLGEEYFTTTLEDSFAFLSGISSEEAKAKLPPIDTTGIKVGLTAKFDKPEGLLALKGARIISMKGDEVIENGVLLIKDNRIEAVGPAETVSIPKGAQVMDMSGKTIIPGLIDVHAHAQHFRLGLNPQKHWPYYANLAYGVTTMHDPSANTEMVFAYSEMVKAGNMVGPRVFSTGIILYGAEGDFKAKINNLDDARSAIRRTKAFGAFSVKSYNQPRRDQRQQIIQAAREEEILVVPEGGSFFFHNMSMILDGHSSIEHNIPVAPVYSDVLQLWAASKTTYTPTLIVNYGGLNGEYYFYQNSKVWEKERLLSFTPRAVIDPRARHRTMVPQEEYENGHILTSESCKALADLGVKVNLGAHGQLQGLGAHWELWMLEQGGMSEMEALKAATLNGAYYLGMDKHIGSLEEGKLADLVILDANPLEDIRNTEQISYTMVNGRLYEAKSMNELGLRNKPRGKFYWEQNKYNQQFDFHMKTRSFLTPQCHCGVH